The Spirulina subsalsa PCC 9445 region ACTTCAACCGTTTGGGGGGTCAAATACTGTTCTGTCAAGCTTTCGGGGATGAAACTCTGCCACTGGGCGATCGCACCATCCATAAAATCGGCGGGCAGTTCTTCTGTACCAACTTCCAATAAAAAATGTGGCATAACACAGGACTAAAATAACCATTCACTGGATTAGTGTATCTCATTTGTGGACGGGGAAACCGAACAAAATCTATGTTTTCTCTCCCTGTCCCTTGATTAACTTGAATTGTAGGCTCTAATTGAGATGAAAATAAAATTCTTTGATGCTGGGTTAAAAAAAATAACGCTTCCGGTTGTTTTTGTCCTTCCCTTTGTGTTGCAAATTTTGGCAACGGTGAGTTTAGTGGGTTATCTCTCTTTTCGCAATGGACGAAACGCTGTGGAGTCCTTAGTTGAGGCGTTAATGGGGGAAATTGGCGATCGCATTGAAAAGGAAGTTCACAGTTATTTAGATGTTCCGGTCAAAATCGTCCGCAATCATCAGGCTTTAATCAACTCCGGTGTTCTCGATTTAGAAAACATAGATCAATGGTTGCCCTATTTATTGGATCAGTATCAAAAAAATCGCCTTGATGCTGTAACAGGAATTCAATTAGTGAATGTCAATAATGGAGAATATCGGGCAGCCGGACAAGCCTATGCGAAAGGAGTTCCCGAAGAAGGGGTAGCCATTTATGGAGTGAGGACAAACTTTCGTTATCAAGGGTTTTTAACCCTAGAAGATGCCTACAATTTAACCAATGCTAAAGTCGATTTACCCAACTTTGTCCTTACAGAAAGGGCTTGGTATCAAAAAGCCATGACTCATCAAGAGGAGGTTTGGATAGATGTCTATCAGCGTTTTATTAATCCTGATCGTTTTTCTATTGCTTTATCTAGACCTTTATTTGTGCCGGGAGTTGATGCACCCCAAGGAATCAGTGTTGTTCAATTAGAGATTAGAAATCTACAAAACTTTCTAGAATCTTTAAATATTGGTCAAACAGGACAGGCTTTCATTCTAGATCAATCCGGTCAGATTGTGGCGAGTTCTATTGAAGAAAATCCTGTTTTCGTTGAAAATCAACAAATTTTCCGCCTTCAGGGAGTCAATAGTCAAAATGCCATTACTCGTCAGGTGTCTCAGTATGTGTCCAACCCTGATGGAGCTACTGTTTTAAGAGATCAAGGGATTAAATTAATTCAATTAAACCAGAAAAAGTATTACATTAAGTCTTTTAACTTAACCCAGCAGTACGAGTTAAGCTGGCAATTGTTTGTGATCATTCCTCAAGATGATTTTATGGCAGAAATTAAAGCCAGTACCCGCCAAACGATATGGATTTCATTGATTGCCCTAGGAGGAGCTATTGTCATCGGTACTATGACAGGCCACTGGGTCACTCAGCCCATTTTGCGGTTGAATAAAGCGGCTCAAGAGTTAGCAAAAGGTAACTGGGAAAAACCTATTCCTACAACAAGAAAAGATGAACTTGGACAACTTACACTGTCTTATAATTTGATGGCAGAACAGTTAAAACAGATGTTTTTAGAACTGCACACTGTTAATATTCAACTAGAAAAAAAGGTACAAAAAAGAACAGTCGATTTAGCCGAAGCAAAGGAGAAAGCTGAGGTTGCAAACCAAGCTAAAAGCGCATTTTTAGCCAATATGAGCCATGAGTTAAGATCGCCCCTAAATGCCATTTTAGGGTTCTCTCAATTGATGCTGAATAACAGTTCCTTAGAGGAGGAGACACAAGAAAATATAGAAATAATTTATAAAAGTGGTCAATATTTACTCACTTTAATTAATCAGGTGTTAGATTTATCTAAAATCGAATCAGGGAAAATGCTGTTAGAGATTCAGTCCTTCAATTTATATAATCTACTCGAAGAAGTCGAAACTTTATTTGACCTGACAGCACAAAAAAAAGGATTGTACTTCCACATTGAACTATCCAGTAACCTGCCCCAGTATATTAACTCTGACTCAGTTAAACTCCGTCAGGTGCTAATTAATCTCTTAAGTAATGCGTTTAAGTTTACCCATGTCGGTGGTGTTTCTCTTTATGCTCACTACCAAAAACAATGGCAAGAGGAGATAGAACAAGATATCATTTTTGTTCGAGTGACAGACACTGGCCCCGGAATTGCTTCAGATGAAATACAAGATTTATTTATTCCTTTTACCCAAACTCTAACCGGAAGAGAATCCCAAGAAGGAACAGGTTTAGGACTAGCGTTATGTCAAAAAATTGTGCAGTTAATGGGGGGAACAATTGAAGTTCATAGTCAAGTGGGTTCAGGAACAACATTTTGTTTTAATTTTCCTATTCATCTCTCAGCCGTTATTCCCAATTCTCCAGAACGTCTTGCTCGTCGGGTGATAGGACTCGAACCTAATCAACCCACCTATCGCCTGTTAATTGTCGATGATAAACCCACCAATTGTCAATTATTGGTCAAACTGCTGAAACCCTTGGGATTTTCCCTCAAAACAGCCCATAATGGAGAAGAGGCGATCGCAATCTGGGAAGAATGGGATCCCCATTTAGTCTGGATGGACATGAGGATGCCTGTTTTAGATGGTTATGCCGCGACGCAAAGGATTAAAAGTAGTCCCAAGGGAAAGGATACCGTAATTGTTGCTCTGACCGCTAGTGTTTTGGATGAACAACGCAAGATGATTGAGGCCATTGGTTGCGATGGTTTTCTGCGCAAACCCTTTGACGAAATTCAGATATTAGAACTCTTAGAAGAACATTTAGGGGTTCGTTTTATTGACGAGATTAAGGAGGAAAATATTACTCCAGTAAAACCCATTAAAGAGTTAACCTCTCTTGATTTTATGAAAATGCCTAAAGATTGGATTGCCCGCCTATATCAAGCGTCGGTTGACTTAGAAGAGGAAGAACTTGTAGAATTAATTGAGCAAATTCCGGCGAATCAGGAGGCACTATCTCAGGGGTTAAGTGATTTAGTTTCACAATATCGCTTTGATAAAATCAGGTTATTAGTTGAACCTCTTATTGTAATCTAATTGTAATCTAATTGTAATCTAAATCATCAGGACTTAACTTGTGTAGGAAAACGACTATGACGGGAAATCAGGAAAATATCCTCATCGTAGATGATTTAAAGGAAAATTTACAAGTTTTAAGTAAAATCTTGTCAAAATATGACTACAAAGTGCGCAAAACTCTCGATGGAGAAACCGCTTTGTTGGCTTGTGAATCCAGTCAGCCGGATTTAGTAATATTGGATGTTAGAATGCCCGGGATGGATGGTTATACTGTCTGTAAGCAACTCAAAAGCAATCCATTAACCTCTGATATTCCCGTTATATTTATTAGTGCCTTAAATGATGTTTTAGATAAAGTTAAAGCCTTTCATGTGGGAGGAGCGGACTATTTAACTAAGCCGTTTCAGCAGGAAGAAGTTTTAGCACGGGTTAAGCATCAACTCTTATTACAACGACAACGAAAAACCTTAGAATCTGAAATTAAAAAGCGTCAAGAAAAAGAGGAGGAGTTACGAACAGAACTTCTGAAGCATCAACAAACGACTGAGATTTTGTATCAATCTCGGGCTTTTATTAGTAGTATTTTAAATCACTCCTTAGATGGCATTACGGCCTTAGAAGCGATTCGAGATCCTAAAACCGGAAAAATAGAAGATTTTCGTTGTTTACTGGTGAATCCCGTGATTGCTAAAATTTTAGACCGACCGACGGATCAGTTAATTGGTAAGGTTTTATTTCGGCGGATTATGAGTAAAATTAATCCTTATTTTATGACTAAAATTGTTGAAGTTGTGCAAACTGGAAATTCCTTAAAAGAAGATTTTTATTACAAAACGGAAAACTATGAAGCTTGGTATCATGTCATTGCCGTTAAGTTAGGAGACGGCGTTTCTTTAACTCTTCGAGATGTGACAGAGCGTAAGTTTTTAGAATTACGTCTAAGTCATGCCAATCAAGAACTAAAAAACTTGGCCATTGTCGATGGTTTAACTCAACTGAAGAATCGTCTTTATTTTGACCAACGGTTTGAGCAAGAGTGGCGGCATTGTATGAGAGAATCCCAACATCTTGGGCTGATTATGTGCGATGTGGATTATTTTAAACTCTACAATGACACCTATGGTCATCCTAGGGGAGATTCCTGTTTAAAACAAGTGGCTGAGGTGATTCAAGGTATTATCAAGCGTCCTTCGGATTTGGCCGCTCGTTATGGGGGGGAGGAGTTTATTCTATTGTTACCCAATACCCCTTTAGAGGGAGCTTTAAGGGTGGCGGAGTCGGTACAGCAAGGGGTGGAGCAATTACAGATTCCCCATAAGCGATCGCCTATTTCCCCCTATATTACCCTAAGTTGTGGTGTAGCCAGCATGATCCCCACCTTAGACACTTTACCGGGTACGTTGTTAGATATGGCCGATCAGGCTCTCTATGAAGCCAAAAATCGCGGCCGGAATCAAGTCGTTTAAGGTTTTCCCAAGATTTGCGGGTGAGGAGAAGATGCTAGGATCAACCCAGATTTAACAAAAATGTTGCGGAATTCCCCTTCCTCGCTTGCAGGGACCGGATGGATAGCAACCCAGCAATATACTGAGGGCTTGCTGAATAAGTCCGAGAGTTGGGGAATCGGGAGTCGGGAGTCGGGAGTCGGGAATAGGCAATCGTGCCAGTTTTAGATGATCTGTTCCCTGTTAAGAGTTCCCTGTTCCCTTGTTGAGCCTAGCATCTGGTGTTATTCAGCAAGCCATACTGAGCGACAGCGAATCCATGCTAAGATAAATAGATCCTGACCACTAACTCCCAAAGCGAAAACCAAGCTAAAAAGGGCTGTGTTGCAAGAGAAAATTTGGGTCTTAGGAACTAGGACTTCTGCTTGGGGAGGGAAGATAAGACTCGCTATATTTCGGTATAGAAAGCACTTCCCATTGAATCAGGAAGCTCCATCCTCGCGCCTAGGCAGGGTGGGGTAGTTCACTCTAGGAGGGAAACCCTAATGAGCAAACTACGCAATGTATTAATTGGTGCAGGTGTTGCGGCTGTGGGAGCCATCGGCACGAAAAAAGCGGTAGATTATTTCCGCAATAAGAATAAAGAGGAAGTGGTACAAGATAGTCAACCCGATGCAGAACCGACCTCTGCCGCAGAAGTCGCTTATGCTGTGGTTCAAGATGATTCAGTTCAAAAGTTTTTAGATGCTAGTTTTGGCGAGGCTGGGCGCTATGTTCCCACTCGTTCCCCTAAAGTGTTTGATTATCTCGGCAAGCAATATATGGTTATTTGGGCGCGAGATAATAAACAGAATAAAAACCAATTGTTGGCTTTTGTTTATACCGATCAAGGGCGTAAAATGATCGCCAGTGTGGGCTATACTAGCGCAAAAACTGACTATAACTTGAGTTTGGGTGATACTCCCTTTGCCGTGGATGTGAATGGGACGTTGCTCAAAACGGGACAAAGCGAAACTTCTGGCACCAGTGATGTTGATTTTGTGCTGAGTGAGGGGTGATTTACAGTTTTGTTGGGTTACGCTGTCGCTTCACCCAACCTACTAAAAACTGCCCATTTAAAACCCGTCATGCTACGGAAATTAAAGTAGCCATGACGGGTATTGATCGAACGACTGCAATGGAAATTAAGAAAATGAATTAGACGGATAAACTTCTCACTAACTAAGGTTTACAATGGATCAAACACCTTCCTCTATTTTTCGGTCTATTTTTCGGTCTATTTTTCGTGTGATCTTCTGGAAGGATTGCACTCTTTCACCGTTTCAGGTTTGATGATTGTGATTAATTCCTTGACCGTACTATAATCAACCAGACGACCTGAATGATATACCTTCACTTTTCAGATACAACATCATTAGGGTTAAAAAACCCAGTGTATAAATCCAAGGTCGGGGTTAAAAGCAACTGGCAGGTTAATCACCTTAAGGATTGATTGAGATGCAATCTCTATTAACGGACATCGTAGCAGTCCACTGGGGGACTCTGAAAACGAGGCTATGAAGACTCTCCCTCTTGGAGGTTTCCTCTCACGTTCTTCGTTTTCTTTTTCCTCCTTCTACTGTTCTACTTCTCTGTTCTAAATCTACCGCACTTCAGCTATTGGTTTTATGAAAACCCTATTTCCAGCAAACCCCACCCTAGGATTATGAGCCATAGGATTGTGAGCCATTTGCTAGAAATCTAGCTGATCAATAAACAAACACAGACAAATAAACAAGACAAACAAAACAAGTCACGAGGAAACCAAAAATGTGAGGGAGAGGATTATTCAGTTGTATTCAACCTAATCGGAACTCCTAACGAGTAGAACCTCATTCCGGGAACAACTGACCAAGTAACAACTTTGGGATCAATGTTAACTTAAGTTAAAGTCCTGAGTGGAAACAAGTATTGAACATTAAGCTTTCAAACTTGAACCCCTAACTTCAACTCTTAATAAGTTGACTTGAGCAATTTTATAAATTGAACAGGTTCTAATAAAACAGATGGAGTGGAGTTCTGTACTTTACTCGAACAAGTCGTTAAACAAGTCATCTAAACAAGCTGTTAGCTAAACAAGCTGTTAGCCAAACAAATCGTTAGAAGAAGATGTTTAGAAGAAGATGTTTGGATGTTTACCAGATTTTGAGCGGGGGACACAAGCTCAATCCAATCTGATGGTTTTCCGGTTTCGAGGGTTCTGTCCTCGTTGTGTCCACTATTAAACT contains the following coding sequences:
- a CDS encoding ATP-binding protein yields the protein MKIKFFDAGLKKITLPVVFVLPFVLQILATVSLVGYLSFRNGRNAVESLVEALMGEIGDRIEKEVHSYLDVPVKIVRNHQALINSGVLDLENIDQWLPYLLDQYQKNRLDAVTGIQLVNVNNGEYRAAGQAYAKGVPEEGVAIYGVRTNFRYQGFLTLEDAYNLTNAKVDLPNFVLTERAWYQKAMTHQEEVWIDVYQRFINPDRFSIALSRPLFVPGVDAPQGISVVQLEIRNLQNFLESLNIGQTGQAFILDQSGQIVASSIEENPVFVENQQIFRLQGVNSQNAITRQVSQYVSNPDGATVLRDQGIKLIQLNQKKYYIKSFNLTQQYELSWQLFVIIPQDDFMAEIKASTRQTIWISLIALGGAIVIGTMTGHWVTQPILRLNKAAQELAKGNWEKPIPTTRKDELGQLTLSYNLMAEQLKQMFLELHTVNIQLEKKVQKRTVDLAEAKEKAEVANQAKSAFLANMSHELRSPLNAILGFSQLMLNNSSLEEETQENIEIIYKSGQYLLTLINQVLDLSKIESGKMLLEIQSFNLYNLLEEVETLFDLTAQKKGLYFHIELSSNLPQYINSDSVKLRQVLINLLSNAFKFTHVGGVSLYAHYQKQWQEEIEQDIIFVRVTDTGPGIASDEIQDLFIPFTQTLTGRESQEGTGLGLALCQKIVQLMGGTIEVHSQVGSGTTFCFNFPIHLSAVIPNSPERLARRVIGLEPNQPTYRLLIVDDKPTNCQLLVKLLKPLGFSLKTAHNGEEAIAIWEEWDPHLVWMDMRMPVLDGYAATQRIKSSPKGKDTVIVALTASVLDEQRKMIEAIGCDGFLRKPFDEIQILELLEEHLGVRFIDEIKEENITPVKPIKELTSLDFMKMPKDWIARLYQASVDLEEEELVELIEQIPANQEALSQGLSDLVSQYRFDKIRLLVEPLIVI
- a CDS encoding diguanylate cyclase domain-containing protein, translating into MTGNQENILIVDDLKENLQVLSKILSKYDYKVRKTLDGETALLACESSQPDLVILDVRMPGMDGYTVCKQLKSNPLTSDIPVIFISALNDVLDKVKAFHVGGADYLTKPFQQEEVLARVKHQLLLQRQRKTLESEIKKRQEKEEELRTELLKHQQTTEILYQSRAFISSILNHSLDGITALEAIRDPKTGKIEDFRCLLVNPVIAKILDRPTDQLIGKVLFRRIMSKINPYFMTKIVEVVQTGNSLKEDFYYKTENYEAWYHVIAVKLGDGVSLTLRDVTERKFLELRLSHANQELKNLAIVDGLTQLKNRLYFDQRFEQEWRHCMRESQHLGLIMCDVDYFKLYNDTYGHPRGDSCLKQVAEVIQGIIKRPSDLAARYGGEEFILLLPNTPLEGALRVAESVQQGVEQLQIPHKRSPISPYITLSCGVASMIPTLDTLPGTLLDMADQALYEAKNRGRNQVV